The proteins below are encoded in one region of Rhododendron vialii isolate Sample 1 chromosome 7a, ASM3025357v1:
- the LOC131333351 gene encoding uncharacterized protein LOC131333351, whose protein sequence is MASQAHLDKMAVRQNYRNLWHTDLMSTMRADPGYCCLSAICAPCISYMLRKRALYGDMSRYTCCGGYMPCSGRCGESNCPEFCLCTEVFLCFGNSVASTRFMLQDEFNIQTSQCDNCIIGFMFCIQQLACIFSIVACITGMEELQEASQILSCFADLVYCTVCACMQTQHKVEMDKRDGKFGPQPAMAVPPPQQMSRMDQSVPPSVGYPPPPAYGQPYGYPPPQNQGYPPAAYPPPAGAYPPQGYPPAGYPR, encoded by the exons ATGGCGTCCCAGGCGCATCTGGACAAAATGGCGGTTCGTCAGAACTATCGGAACCTGTGGCACACGGATCTCATGAGCACTATGCGCGCAGATCCTGGCT ATTGCTGTTTATCGGCCATATG TGCTCCCTGTATATCTTACATGCTTCGCAAACGAGCTCTTTATGGTGACATGTCAAG GTACACATGCTGCGGTGGCTATATGCCTTGCAGTGGCAGATGTGGAGAAAGTAACTGCCCAGAATTTTGTCTTTGCACTGAG GTTTTCCTTTGCTTTGGCAATTCTGTTGCTTCTACTCGCTTCATGTTGCAAGATGAGTTCAACATACAGACCTCCCAGTGTGACAACTGCATtatt GGATTCATGTTCTGCATCCAACAATTGGCCTGTATATTTTCCATTGTTGCTTGCATTACCGGAatggaagaacttcaagaagcTTCTCAGATACTGTCCTGTTTCGCGGATCTGGTTTATTGCAC GGTTTGTGCTTGTATGCAG ACGCAGCATAAGGTTGAAATGGACAAAAGAGATGGCAAATTCGGACCACAGCCCGCTATGGCAGTTCCTCCTCCTCAACAAATGTCGCGAATGGATCAGTCAGTTCCGCCATCAGTTGGATACCCACCGCCACCAGCATATGGGCAACCCTACGGCTACCCACCACCACAGAACCAAGGTTATCCGCCAGCTGCTTATCCTCCACCTGCAGGTGCTTATCCTCCACAGGGCTACCCCCCTGCCGGTTACCCCCGGTGA